From the Anguilla anguilla isolate fAngAng1 chromosome 8, fAngAng1.pri, whole genome shotgun sequence genome, one window contains:
- the LOC118234135 gene encoding tubulin alpha-1C chain, which translates to MRECISIHVGQAGVQIGNACWELYCLEHGIQPDGQMPSDKTIGGGDDSFNTFFSETGAGKHVPRAVFVDLEPTVIDEVRAGTYRQLFHPEQLITGKEDAANNYARGHYTIGKEIIDLVLDRIRKLADQCTGLQGFLVFHSFGGGTGSGFTSLLMERLSVDYGKKSKLEFSIYPAPQVSTAVVEPYNSILTTHTTLEHSDCAFMVDNEAIYDICRRNLDIERPTYSNLNRLISQIVSSITASLRFDGALNVDLTEFQTNLVPYPRIHFPLATYAPVISAEKAYHEQLTVAEITNACFEPANQMVKCDPRHGKYMACCLLYRGDVVPKDVNAAIGTIKTKRTIQFVDWCPTGFKVGINYQPPTVVPGGDLAKVQRAVCMLSNTTAVAEAWARLDHKFDLMYAKRAFVHWYVGEGMEEGEFSEAREDVAALEKDYEEVGADSMEGDEEGEEY; encoded by the exons ATG CGTGAGTGTATCTCCATCCACGTGGGTCAAGCTGGCGTCCAGATtggcaatgcatgctgggagctgtaCTGCCTGGAGCATGGCATCCAGCCAGACGGGCAGATGCCCAGCGATAAGACCATCGGGGGAGGGGACGACTCCTTCAACACCTTCTTCAGCGAGACGGGCGCGGGCAAGCACGTCCccagggctgtgtttgtggaTCTGGAGCCCACTGTCATCG ATGAGGTGCGCGCTGGGACCTACCGGCAGCTGTTCCACCCCGAGCAGCTCATCACCGGCAAGGAAGACGCCGCCAATAACTACGCTCGCGGGCACTACACCATCGGCAAGGAGATCATCGACCTGGTGCTGGACAGGATCCGCAAActg gcggACCAGTGCACAGGCCTCCAGGGGTTCCTGGTCTTCCACAGCTTTGGGGGGGGTACCGGGTCCGGCTTCACCTCCCTGCTGATGGAGCGCCTGTCCGTGGACTACGGCAAGAAGTCCAAGCTGGAGTTCTCCATCTACCCGGCTCCCCAGGTGTCCACGGCCGTGGTGGAGCCCTACAACTCCATCCTGACCACGCACACCACCCTGGAGCACTCGGACTGCGCCTTCATGGTGGACAACGAGGCCATCTACGACATCTGCCGCCGGAACCTGGACATCGAGCGCCCCACCTACAGCAACCTCAACCGGCTGATCAGCCAGATCGTGTCCTCCATCACCGCCTCCCTGCGCTTCGACGGGGCGCTCAACGTGGACCTGACCGAGTTCCAGACCAACCTGGTGCCCTACCCCCGCATCCACTTCCCCCTGGCCACCTACGCGCCGGTCATCTCCGCCGAGAAGGCCTACCACGAGCAGCTGACCGTGGCCGAGATCACCAACGCCTGCTTCGAGCCGGCCAATCAGATGGTGAAGTGCGACCCGCGCCACGGCAAGTACATGGCCTGCTGCCTGCTGTACCGCGGCGACGTGGTGCCCAAGGACGTCAACGCCGCCATCGGCACCATCAAGACCAAGCGCACCATCCAGTTTGTGGACTGGTGCCCCACCGGCTTCAAG gtgggcATAAACTACCAGCCGCCCACGGTGGTGCCGGGCGGGGACCTGGCCAAGGTGCAGAGGGCCGTGTGCATGCTGAGCAACACCACGGCTGTGGCCGAGGCCTGGGCCCGCCTGGACCACAAGTTCGACCTGATGTACGCCAAGCGCGCCTTCGTGCACTGGTACGTGGGCGAGGGCATGGAGGAGGGCGAGTTCTCCGAGGCGCGGGAGGACGTGGCCGCCCTGGAGAAGGATTACGAGGAGGTGGGGGCCGACAGCATGGAGGGAGacgaagagggagaggagtacTGA
- the LOC118234139 gene encoding 40S ribosomal protein S20-like, whose protein sequence is MAFKDTGKAPVEAEVAIHRIRITLTSRNVKSLEKVCTDLIRGAKEKNLKVKGPVRMPTKTLRITTRKTPCGEGSKTWDRYQMRIHKRLIDLHSPSEIVKQITSISIEPGVEVEVTIADA, encoded by the exons ATG GCCTTTAAAGACACCGGGAAAGCACCCGTAGAGGCTGAGGTCGCAATCCACCGCATCAGGATCACACTGACCAGCCGCAACGTCAAGTCACTGGAGAAAG TGTGCACGGACCTGATTCGGGGGGCCAAAGAGAAGAACCTGAAGGTGAAGGGGCCCGTCCGCATGCCCACCAAG actctgCGCATCACCACGAGGAAGACCCCCTGTGGCGAAGGCTCAAAGACCTGGGACCGCTACCAGATGCGCATTCACAAGCGCCTGATCGACCTGCACAGCCCGTCCGAGATCGTCAAGCAGATCACCTCCATCAGCATCGAGCCCGGCGTGGAGGTGGAGGTCACCATCGCTGACGCCTGA